TGCACTTCGTATTTGCGCGCCACGATGGAAACACTCATCCCCAGCTGCTCCGCTTCGAGCACCATCGCCTTCTTCTGTTCCGCGCTCCATCGCCGCCGGCGCTGCACACTCGTAATCACTTCGACCGGTAACATGGACAATCTCTCCCTGGTTTGAGTGCAAACACTATATCTTGCACTATGACCTATTTCCAGTCTGAGAGTGTCCGGTCGAATTGGGGGCTACTTCACAGAAGCTCCTCAAAAATCTTTTCCTTGATGGCCATGGGTAATGCTCCTGTGTAATGGGCGTCTTATCCTAGCCCTCGCCATTTACACAGACATTACCTACACCCCCGGCAAGTCATGCGACTTGGCCGGGAGTGAAAGCCATGCTCAGGACTTCTCCTCTTCTTTGCAGATGAAAATAGCATCAAACGGGAAATCACCCTCTCCCTTCTTGCTCCACGCGAACCATGCGGCGGTTACAAAGTTATCATGAACAGCTGTGACCGTCATCTTTGGTCCGCCAGACTTCAGCCGAACGACATCACCGATCTTGAATTCACTATCCATGAGTACCCTCCTTTCATCCGCTCTCTTGAAAAACTCTGTCTCCTGTCCAAAGAAACCAGATCACCTGACAAGTCTGCCGGCAGCATTCAATCAGATAATATGGGAAGTCACTTCGGTTTAGGATTTGCACCGAAAAGCGGCAGTAAATTTTTCTCCTTGAGGACGGATATCTCTTTCAGAACCTCGCTCGTACTGTTATATTTCCCGACGACAATTCGATACCATGTATCCTTCCGGGTCGCCTTTTTGGCGATAACCTCCACCTTTTTTCCTCTCAATGACGGCTCGTCCCTGTAAAGCTTCGCAAAATTAGGGCTCGAGAATGTGCCAACATTGATTTTATACGTTTGCATGGAGGACGAAACGATCAGACATCCTTCTGATATTTTAGGCATTCTGATTCTCTGGTTGACCGTAATGATATTAGCATCGGTAATCTCGGGGTTTGAATCCAATATTAGGTCCGCAATAGTCATGTTTGACATTCCGTAGTGCTTTTCCGCCAAGAGTGTAATACTCTGTCCTTTTTTCACGATGACGTCATCTGTCGCTCGCACTATCTCGCTTATGCGCTGCGCAGTTACGGCCTGTGGCAGAGCGGACGGGGAGGATTGAAAGAGCCGCGTCCTTGTCTCCATAGGCGGATGTTGCTCACTGACTATGGAAGTCTTCTTTGTTGCTGTTTGAGAAGCTGGTACAAGAGGTCGTTCGGTGTGGAATAGAGAAGTCCAGATGGATACGATGTTCTGCCGGTCGAAAGGCCAGTGCTGAAGGAATCCATACGCAGCGAAAACAATTCCTCCCACACTGAGCATGAGCAGGAGGATAACTGCGATGTGCCATGGTGTAAGAATCCTTTCACGCTGGATTTGATGGGATCTTTTAGGGAGCCTGAAGATGCTTGCGGACTTGAATTGCCTGTGTGACGGACCTTCCAGATTCTTTATGACTTCGTGAACGAGCTTCGCATCTATCTTTTTCTTGGATTTGGTGAAGCCGCTCAGTAAGGCATTGTCGCACACGATATTGATAAGGCGGGGAATACCTTTCGCATAGGTCGTAATCGCAGAGACTGCTTGGAAGGTGAATACGTCCAAGGTGCAGCTACTGACGAGCTTAAGGCGATGCTCAATGTAATCTATCGACTCTTCGACGGTTAGGGGCTTAATCTCTCTCTTGATCACTATGTTTGTTTTGAGGCTTTTCAGACTTGGCGTATTGAGAATATCTTCAAACTCCGGTTGTCCCACGAATACAATCTGAAGTCGTCCCGATGCCAAGGGTTCCAGATTGGGTAATTTCCCCAGTTCCTGCAGTGTTTCCGTTGCAAGATGCTGTGCCTCATCAATGATCACCGCCATCGTCTCATCGTCACCTAAATTCGACAGATATTCAACAAGCTGGCTCTGAAGGGCCTTTTTATCCTTCCCGGAAATATCAAGACAGATCTCATGGAGGATACTTTCCAGTAACTCTTCAAAGGTAATGAATGTATTGTAAATGAAGGCTGTTTTCACACTCTTATTGAGGCTCTTCAAGAGAGTGTGAATAAGCGTCGTCTTGCCTGTGCCAACTTCCCCAATAATGCTGATGAAACCTTGCCGCGTTTCTATGCCCTTCATCATCGCATCGAGAGCTTTCCGGTGGCTTGATGTCAAATAGAGAAATTCCGGATCTGGTGCGACATCAAAAGGATTCTTAGAAAATCCATAAAATTCATTATACATTTATCGCCTCGCAAGTATCATGTCGTCGCATCATTGAGTTCGCAAATCAGTTAGGAACCGGTTCTTACCAATTCGTTTCGGTAGGATTTTGATCATCGAATCTTTCATATATGGAAGTCAAAGACTGTTCTTCCCGGATCCAATTCATCTATTGATAAGAACTTGTTTCTTTATTGATAATAATTGCTTTTATAAGAAGGGAGTATAGGGATAATGATCGTGTGCGTCAAGCAAATCTCGGTCACAGTAATGATGACCATAGACCTCGCATGAGTGGCAGGAACCTTGTCATGGCTAAAGATTACCGAGGGATACAAAGCAAGTCTTTAAAATCAGTAGAAGCTACCTCACATGAAATGGACTCTTCATTTCCGTCTTTCTTATTAATCGAGAAGGTCTTCTCGTCATTTACACCTATTACTAAATGTAATTTGGCGTGGATGTGATTTAAGCATTACTGGATGAATGGCGCAATAGAAAAATGGCAGGATCATTTGATGATCCTGCCATTTTTCTAATCACACGAATAAAGCGGCTTTGCTATTTCTCAAGCTTCCTTCTGGCTCCTGCCAACCCAACCAGCCCAAGGCCGAGCAGCAGTATGGTGGTGGGTTCAGGAACGGCAGCAAAACCGGTCACTACATTGTCCATTTCAAATGCAACCGCGCTCGTCCTGAACTCGAAAGCCGTAAACAATTCATCCGCATCAAAGAAGAGATTGACGTACATGTTTGACCCATCTTGGAATTGATTACCACTATAGCCACCGAAGACATTTAGAAGCTCCGTGCCCGTTATCACTCCATCCGACAGGATGCCATCACCAATAAAGGGGGAGTCGCCGCTATAGAAAGCTATCTCATTGTAGGTGTCAATTGAACCATAGTAAAGGCCAAGATAAGAGATTTTTACACCGTAAGTCTGCATAAAATCTTCATACAAAACGCGAACCGCCGCGGTGTTGCCATCGGGGTAGTCTGTACCTGGGGCATAAGCATAAAATGTCGTGTCACCGGCTGGCGTGGCAGCAACACCAGTAACAGAATCTTT
This Syntrophaceae bacterium DNA region includes the following protein-coding sequences:
- a CDS encoding transposase; translated protein: MLPVEVITSVQRRRRWSAEQKKAMVLEAEQLGMSVSIVARKYEV
- a CDS encoding DUF2158 domain-containing protein, which gives rise to MDSEFKIGDVVRLKSGGPKMTVTAVHDNFVTAAWFAWSKKGEGDFPFDAIFICKEEEKS
- a CDS encoding AAA family ATPase, with product MYNEFYGFSKNPFDVAPDPEFLYLTSSHRKALDAMMKGIETRQGFISIIGEVGTGKTTLIHTLLKSLNKSVKTAFIYNTFITFEELLESILHEICLDISGKDKKALQSQLVEYLSNLGDDETMAVIIDEAQHLATETLQELGKLPNLEPLASGRLQIVFVGQPEFEDILNTPSLKSLKTNIVIKREIKPLTVEESIDYIEHRLKLVSSCTLDVFTFQAVSAITTYAKGIPRLINIVCDNALLSGFTKSKKKIDAKLVHEVIKNLEGPSHRQFKSASIFRLPKRSHQIQRERILTPWHIAVILLLMLSVGGIVFAAYGFLQHWPFDRQNIVSIWTSLFHTERPLVPASQTATKKTSIVSEQHPPMETRTRLFQSSPSALPQAVTAQRISEIVRATDDVIVKKGQSITLLAEKHYGMSNMTIADLILDSNPEITDANIITVNQRIRMPKISEGCLIVSSSMQTYKINVGTFSSPNFAKLYRDEPSLRGKKVEVIAKKATRKDTWYRIVVGKYNSTSEVLKEISVLKEKNLLPLFGANPKPK
- a CDS encoding PEP-CTERM sorting domain-containing protein, yielding MMRTYAKLLAVVVVAVFAFAGSPVQAVTVSFDYQVPTDNSGKTSPVGVNNANVALPGYFIETFDKPGSAGETIVLPGGNIYVNAGGGFNSLNPYTDLSIMYGSVGIRKDSVTGVAATPAGDTTFYAYAPGTDYPDGNTAAVRVLYEDFMQTYGVKISYLGLYYGSIDTYNEIAFYSGDSPFIGDGILSDGVITGTELLNVFGGYSGNQFQDGSNMYVNLFFDADELFTAFEFRTSAVAFEMDNVVTGFAAVPEPTTILLLGLGLVGLAGARRKLEK